The following proteins come from a genomic window of Pocillopora verrucosa isolate sample1 chromosome 6, ASM3666991v2, whole genome shotgun sequence:
- the LOC131797612 gene encoding thiosulfate:glutathione sulfurtransferase, with the protein MASRSVGRLAKSIFSKSVLPRAVLGQRLSLNSSASPGDRIWSCSKETDRSQIGLECLKDMVIDGDLQLFDVREPHELVSLGKIPKSVNIPLTEIVEAFSMSPSDFEKKYGVRKPDVKDENLIFHCQTGRRAGKAVESVKGLGFEKASRLVGEWSELDFHIKRKPHSTPREITFER; encoded by the exons ATGGCATCGCGTTCAGTTGGAAGATTAGCAAAGTCAATATTTTCCAAAAGCGTTTTACCTCGCGCTGTTTTGGGCCAGAGACTTTCCCTCAACTCAAGCGCGTCGCCAGGAGATCGTATATGGTCTTGTAGTAAAGAAACTGATCGAAGCCAAATTGGCTTGGAGTGTTTAAAAGATATGGTGATCGATGGAGATTTACAACTGTTTGACGTACGAGAACCTCACGAACTTGTTTCACTTGGGAAAATACCGAAGTCTGTTAATATTCCAT TGACAGAAATTGTCGAGGCCTTTAGCATGAGTCCATCAGATTTCGAGAAAAAATACGGTGTCAGAAAACCAGATGTTAAAGACGAAAATCTCATCTTCCATTGTCAAACTGGTCGGCGAGCAGGGAAGGCCGTGGAAAGTGTCAAAGGACTGGGGTTTGAAAA GGCCAGTCGTCTGGTTGGAGAATGGTCTGAACTGGACTTCCATATCAAAAGGAAGCCTCACAGTACCCCGCGCGAAATCACATTCGAACGTTGA